From the Perognathus longimembris pacificus isolate PPM17 chromosome 9, ASM2315922v1, whole genome shotgun sequence genome, one window contains:
- the LOC125357525 gene encoding putative KHDC1-like protein — MDTCSLSMGAWWTEPENFSAPLVFYLEEEQEEEIFGQEDRYLCCMEEHSHTLIQLEPWFTVTGHTRVTVVGPPRARQWLMGMIWLLEHKDFHYRARGYQMLQSVRSQPLTKEDLAACARVQLDSLVVKGYQDK, encoded by the exons ATGGACACGTGCTCTCTCAGCATGGGAGCATGGTGGACCGAGCCTGAAAATTTCAGTGCTCCGTTGGTTTTCTAcctggaagaggagcaggaggaggagattttCG GGCAGGAGGATAGATATCTTTGCTGCATGGAGGAGCACAGCCACACCCTCATTCAGCTGGAGCCCTGGTTCACCGTCACAGGCCACACTCGAGTCACCGTGGTGgggcccccaagggccaggcaatGGCTGATGGGCATGATATGGCTTTTGGAGCACAAGGACTTTCACTATCGAGCTCGAG gctaccaGATGCTGCAAAGTGTCCGGAGCCAGCCACTAACCAAAGAAGACTTGGCCGCCTGCGCCCGTGTGCAGCTGGACTCCTTGGTGGTGAAAGGCTACCAGGACAAGTGA